One genomic segment of Pseudorasbora parva isolate DD20220531a chromosome 6, ASM2467924v1, whole genome shotgun sequence includes these proteins:
- the LOC137079114 gene encoding somatostatin receptor type 4-like has translation MNISHDCGSLKWELTRVLAPTLDAIVMVIGLVGHSLVIYVLTGRRRKNGPQSLQGTDTLLLALSASDLLLLICLPFHTAAIALGYWPFSSILCKVISFLGVACNSASVFTLAALAVTRYLIVVYPTWTYRFRMRRWLRVLVILMWVPAVALAAPQFAFRQLRTTPILCFAFLSDFSQLVYSAILFLIAFALPLIIIIIMYTKLYGFLRRTRIQGSAPQMERYQNRVTKTSVLLVLVFTICWLPSYILMFLLICTSNSDTHTHHRNFAIIARLLASSSVVANPLLYAFMSNKFRRELLSWGRVFCKGCGCIMCPGSAIVQPFNPVELETPPQP, from the coding sequence ATGAATATTAGCCATGATTGTGGGAGTCTGAAGTGGGAATTGACACGGGTTTTGGCACCAACCCTGGATGCAATAGTCATGGTGATCGGGCTGGTGGGACACTCGCTGGTCATCTACGTCCTGACCGGACGAAGGAGGAAGAATGGACCCCAGTCTCTTCAAGGGACAGATACATTACTTCTAGCCTTGAGTGCCTCAGACCTGCTGCTGCTCATTTGCCTGCCCTTCCACACCGCAGCTATAGCACTGGGCTACTGGCCCTTCAGCAGCATCctatgcaaagtcatcagcttcTTGGGAGTGGCCTGTAACTCTGCAAGCGTATTCACTCTAGCTGCATTAGCGGTAACACGCTACCTGATTGTGGTGTACCCTACCTGGACGTATCGTTTCAGAATGCGCCGCTGGTTGCGGGTTTTGGTGATTCTCATGTGGGTGCCGGCTGTAGCTCTTGCGGCACCTCAGTTTGCTTTCCGGCAGTTGAGAACGACGCCTATCCTCTGCTTTGCCTTTCTGTCAGATTTCAGCCAGTTGGTCTACAGTGCTATTCTGTTTCTGATAGCTTTCGCTTTGCCTCTGATAATCATTATAATCATGTACACCAAACTCTATGGTTTCTTACGAAGGACACGAATACAAGGTAGTGCACCGCAGATGGAGCGCTACCAGAACCGGGTGACAAAGACATCAGTCTTGTTGGTTTTAGTCTTCACCATCTGCTGGTTGCCATCCTACATCCTCATGTTCTTGCTCATCTGTACCAGCAATagcgatacacacacacatcatcgcAACTTCGCCATTATCGCCCGGCTGCTAGCGAGCTCTTCGGTTGTAGCCAATCCGCTGCTCTATGCTTTTATGTCAAACAAATTTCGGCGAGAGCTGCTGTCATGGGGACGGGTGTTCTGCAAAGGCTGTGGGTGTATTATGTGTCCAGGAAGCGCCATAGTGCAGCCCTTTAACCCTGTGGAGTTGGAAACCCCTCCACAACCCTGA